Proteins found in one Panicum hallii strain FIL2 chromosome 4, PHallii_v3.1, whole genome shotgun sequence genomic segment:
- the LOC112888426 gene encoding uncharacterized protein LOC112888426 codes for MEDTAAAVEPAAEKATSYRYWVREATGDAAPLPAPRKLDAADLAANPAPATLGSVWNQAGTWEEKNLNSWANSRIKDLLGSLDPLEFSTGKASVYEVFRCSGDAFLVTVRNKKRVGYNYELSLKFKGEWLIKEENKKVKGHLEIPEFSFGELEDLEVNVRLSDDKDLPSDVKLQICKDMKSFLAPIQEKLREFEKELKER; via the exons ATGGAGGATACGGCGGCAGCGGTGGAGCCTGCGGCGGAGAAGGCGACGTCGTACAGGTACTGGGTGCGGGAGGCGACGGgcgacgccgcgccgctgcccgcGCCCCGCAAGCTCGACGCCGCCGACCTCGCGGCCAACCCCGCGCCGGCCACACTCGGCTCCGTCTGGAACCAG GCTGGCACCTGGGAGGAAAAGAACCTGAATTCATGGGCCAATAGTAGGATAAAG GATTTACTGGGGTCTTTAGATCCTTTGGAATTCTCTACTGGCAAGGCATCTGTTTATGAAGTATTCAGATGCTCAGGCGAT GCGTTCTTAGTCACAGTTCGCAATAAGAAGAGAGTGGGCTATAATTATGAACTGAGCTTAAAGTTCAAAG GTGAATGGTTAATTAAGGAAGAAAACAAGAAGGTCAAAGGTCACCTGGAGATTCCTGAATTTTCATTTGGCGAGCTTGAAGACTTGGAG GTAAATGTAAGGTTGAGCGATGACAAGGATCTCCCGTCTGACGTCAAATTGCAAATTTGCAAGGATATGAAGTCCTTCCTTGCACCTATTCAGGAGAAACTGCGCGAGTTTGAGAAGGAGCTGAAAGAAAGATAG
- the LOC112888425 gene encoding probable serine/threonine-protein kinase PBL17 — MHRWILPSCGDIRSSRTSSSRRRVAEAPPTSPPKLRKVVSEGTLAVPKDVEEFRTMSAYGFLKLFTYEDLRLATGDFDPGQIVGEGGFGVVYRGFIDDAVCKGFAPTEVAVKELNPEGLQGDREWLTEVSYLGQYSHPNLVELIGYCCEDDHRLLVYEFMAKSSLEHHLFRRSCSLSWTMRVAIALDVARGLSFLHGAERPIIYRDFKTSNILLDADFNAKLSDFGLAKAGPMGGATHVSTRVMGTYGYAAPEYMATGHLTVMSDVYGFGVVLLEMLVGRRAVEPSRAGGREGSLVDWARPILIRPKKLDRILDRRMGGPPARILGRVPRLAYDCLSQNPKVRPSMSRVVVTLEAVLAAGAEEEGEEEGAAAAEA; from the exons ATGCATCGGTGGATCCTCCCCAGCTGCGGCGACATCCGGTCGTCGCGGACGTCGTCTTCCCGCCGCCGAG TTGCTGAGGCGCCGCCGACGTCACCGCCGAAGCTGAGGAAGGTGGTGTCGGAGGGGACGCTGGCCGTGCCCAAGGACGTGGAGGAGTTCCGGACGATGTCGGCGTACGGGTTCCTCAAGCTCTTCACGTACGAGGACCTCAGGCTGGCCACCGGCGACTTCGACCCCGGGCAGATCGTCGGCGAGGGCGGCTTCGGCGTCGTCTACAGAGGGTTTATCGACGACGCGGTGTGCAAGGGGTTCGCGCCCACGGAGGTCGCCGTCAAGGAGCTCAACCCGGAGGGCCTCCAGGGGGACAGGGAGTGGCTG ACGGAGGTGAGCTACCTCGGGCAGTACAGCCACCCGAACCTGGTGGAGCTCATCGGCTACTGCTGCGAGGACGACCACCGGCTGCTGGTGTACGAGTTCATGGCCAAGAGCAGCCTGGAGCACCACCTGTTCCGGCGCTCCTGCAGCCTGTCGTGGACGATGCGGGTGGCCATCGCGCTGGACGTGGCGAGGGGCCTCTCCTTCCTCCACGGAGCCGAGCGGCCCATCATCTACCGGGACTTCAAGACCTCCAACATCTTGCTCGACGCG GATTTCAACGCGAAGCTGTCGGATTTCGGGCTCGCCAAGGCGGGGCCGATGGGCGGCGCGACGCACGTGTCGACCAGGGTCATGGGCACCTACGGCTACGCCGCGCCGGAGTACATGGCCACCG GGCACCTGACGGTGATGAGCGACGTGTACGGCTTCGGCGTGGTGCTGCTGGAGATGCTAgtggggcggcgcgcggtggagccgagccgcgcggggGGGCGCGAGGGCAGCCTGGTGGACTGGGCGCGGCCCATCCTGATCCGGCCCAAGAAGCTGGACCGCATCCTGGACCGGCGGATGGGCGGCCCCCCGGCGCGGATCCTGGGCCGCGTGCCCCGCCTCGCGTACGACTGCCTCAGCCAGAACCCCAAGGTCCGGCCCTCCATGTCCAGGGTCGTCGTCACGCTCGAGgccgtcctcgccgccggcgccgaggaagaaggagaggaagAAGGCGCAGCGGCCGCCGAGGCTTAG
- the LOC112888365 gene encoding protein APEM9 isoform X2 → MGASAQESGLWKQIDDAEDYLLSGLFEQAVSAVLSASDQIRTVSLETECDRDELLDILESAGMVLVQALKELRRTSEMFVQLKTMFGSVASVPAKVFLTGATMQMAAGSGSELRAIFEEYLAKWRYTNDEVYVLNGGQEISLNGFVVTPVMSTKQYLEVAELYTVTFLCIVSQESETAISWAEKAELTEQGRQDLLKKLYALRSAANKKPSTVEGVKQTAEKNLSTSTNDSAPSLHEDAPSTAPLHDSLKKVQVKSTQSSTQHFTNQFDPLFWWFHSVRLKFGKIHIVLPSGKLMLLFSLLFSTIYVLRRKTAGLKRTVFQHASSLRRAFFDALQLAFSVQLNPLAAVQQVPQAPRGS, encoded by the exons ATGGGGGCCTCTGCCCAGGAATCGGGTCTGTGGAAGCAAATCGACGACGCAGAGGA CTATCTACTCAGCGGATTGTTTGAGCAGGCAGTATCGGCAGTTTTATCTGCGTCCGATCAAATACGCACAGTTTCTTTGGAGACTGAATGCGACCGTGACGAACTCTTAGATATTCTTGAATCAGCTGGAATGGTCCTTGTCCAGGCACTTAAAGAACTCAGGAG GACATCTGAGATGTTTGTTCAGCTTAAGACGATGTTTGGTTCGGTGGCATCGGTACCTGCCAAAGTTTTCCTTACCGG AGCTACCATGCAAATGGCAGCAGGATCTGGATCAGAGCTTAGAGCAATCTTTGAGGAGTACCTTGCTAAATGGAGATATACAAATGATGAAGTTTATGTTTTGAATGGAGGACAAGAAATCTCTTTAAATGGTTTTGTTGTTACACCTGTTATGTCAACCAAGCAGTATCTTGAAGTGGCAGAATTGTATACAGTAACATTCCTTTGCATTGTCTCCCAAGAGAGTGAAACTGCTATCTCATGGGCGGAAAAAGCAGAGCTGACTGAGCAAGGCCGTCAG GACCTACTAAAAAAGCTTTATGCACTGCGATCAGCTGCAAATAAGAAACCATCCACAGTTGAAGGGGTAAAACAAACAGCAGAAAAAAACCTTTCCACTTCTACAAATGACTCAGCACCATCGCTACATGAGGATGCTCCAAGCACAGCTCCTCTGCACGACAGCCTCAAAAAGGTCCAAGTAAAGTCCACTCAATCTTCTACCCAACACTTCACAAATCAATTTGATCCCTTGTTTTGGTGGTTTCATTCGGTTCGCTTGAAGTTTGGTAAAATACATATTGTTCTACCAAGCGGCAAGTTAATGCTTCTGTTCTCACTGCTGTTCTCGACAATCTATGTGCTCCGGAGGAAAACTGCTGGCTTGAAGAG GACTGTGTTCCAGCATGCATCATCTCTGCGACGAGCATTCTTTGATGCACTGCAACTTGCGTTCTCTGTCCAGCTGAACCCTCTGGCTgctgttcaacaagtgccacaagCCCCTCGAGGAAGCTG A
- the LOC112888365 gene encoding protein APEM9 isoform X1, with the protein MGASAQESGLWKQIDDAEDYLLSGLFEQAVSAVLSASDQIRTVSLETECDRDELLDILESAGMVLVQALKELRRTSEMFVQLKTMFGSVASVPAKVFLTGATMQMAAGSGSELRAIFEEYLAKWRYTNDEVYVLNGGQEISLNGFVVTPVMSTKQYLEVAELYTVTFLCIVSQESETAISWAEKAELTEQGRQDLLKKLYALRSAANKKPSTVEGVKQTAEKNLSTSTNDSAPSLHEDAPSTAPLHDSLKKVQVKSTQSSTQHFTNQFDPLFWWFHSVRLKFGKIHIVLPSGKLMLLFSLLFSTIYVLRRKTAGLKRTVFQHASSLRRAFFDALQLAFSVQLNPLAAVQQVPQAPRGSW; encoded by the exons ATGGGGGCCTCTGCCCAGGAATCGGGTCTGTGGAAGCAAATCGACGACGCAGAGGA CTATCTACTCAGCGGATTGTTTGAGCAGGCAGTATCGGCAGTTTTATCTGCGTCCGATCAAATACGCACAGTTTCTTTGGAGACTGAATGCGACCGTGACGAACTCTTAGATATTCTTGAATCAGCTGGAATGGTCCTTGTCCAGGCACTTAAAGAACTCAGGAG GACATCTGAGATGTTTGTTCAGCTTAAGACGATGTTTGGTTCGGTGGCATCGGTACCTGCCAAAGTTTTCCTTACCGG AGCTACCATGCAAATGGCAGCAGGATCTGGATCAGAGCTTAGAGCAATCTTTGAGGAGTACCTTGCTAAATGGAGATATACAAATGATGAAGTTTATGTTTTGAATGGAGGACAAGAAATCTCTTTAAATGGTTTTGTTGTTACACCTGTTATGTCAACCAAGCAGTATCTTGAAGTGGCAGAATTGTATACAGTAACATTCCTTTGCATTGTCTCCCAAGAGAGTGAAACTGCTATCTCATGGGCGGAAAAAGCAGAGCTGACTGAGCAAGGCCGTCAG GACCTACTAAAAAAGCTTTATGCACTGCGATCAGCTGCAAATAAGAAACCATCCACAGTTGAAGGGGTAAAACAAACAGCAGAAAAAAACCTTTCCACTTCTACAAATGACTCAGCACCATCGCTACATGAGGATGCTCCAAGCACAGCTCCTCTGCACGACAGCCTCAAAAAGGTCCAAGTAAAGTCCACTCAATCTTCTACCCAACACTTCACAAATCAATTTGATCCCTTGTTTTGGTGGTTTCATTCGGTTCGCTTGAAGTTTGGTAAAATACATATTGTTCTACCAAGCGGCAAGTTAATGCTTCTGTTCTCACTGCTGTTCTCGACAATCTATGTGCTCCGGAGGAAAACTGCTGGCTTGAAGAG GACTGTGTTCCAGCATGCATCATCTCTGCGACGAGCATTCTTTGATGCACTGCAACTTGCGTTCTCTGTCCAGCTGAACCCTCTGGCTgctgttcaacaagtgccacaagCCCCTCGAGGAAGCTGGTGA
- the LOC112888707 gene encoding AIG2-like protein D, giving the protein MAMTPPPPAAASAAAAKAGAHSVFVYGSLMADEVVRAILKRVPPAAPALLPNYHRFNIKGRIYPAILPVESKKVAGMVIMGVTDEELQVLDAFEDVEYTRTRVEISLADSSEKMLADTYVWSDAEDSNLYGEWDFEEWKKLHMKDFLTMTNGFMHGLEQPEAKTRVETYQTFMQQQEHPTSETQVEG; this is encoded by the exons ATGGCGATgacgccgccgcctccagctgctgcctcggccgccgccgccaaggcCGGGGCGCACAGCGTCTTCGTGTACGGGAGCCTCATGGCGGACGAGGTCGTCCGCGCCATCCTCAAGCGcgtcccgcccgccgccccggcgcTCCTCCCGAACTA CCACCGGTTCAACATCAAGGGCCGAATTTATCCAGCGATCCTGCCCGTCGAGAGCAAGAAAGTTGCAGGAATG GTTATCATGGGTGTTACTGACGAAGAGCTCCAAGTTCTGGATGCATTTGAAGATGTGGAGTACACGAGGACAAGAGTGGAGATATCATTAGCT GACTCTTCGGAGAAAATGCTGGCTGACACATATGTGTGGAGTGATGCAGAGGATTCAAATCTATATGGCGAATGGGATTTTGAG gagtggaagaagctacatatGAAGGATTTCCTCACGATGACCAATGGTTTCATGCACGGACTCGAACAGCCTGAAGCGAAGACCCGGGTCGAGACCTACCAGACATTCATGCAACAACAGGAACATCCTACATCGGAGACCCAGGTTGAGGGTTGA